In Fusarium oxysporum Fo47 chromosome XI, complete sequence, the following are encoded in one genomic region:
- a CDS encoding CHAT domain-containing protein has protein sequence MNIMLTHGLGNTAMYQFKFSGRLEDINTAIKSFEKCLEATGPTEVRAGSRTRSLSHALQLRYDDTEDVRDVIRAGQIVEEVLGRNLNLPPVEISALHNMLGTAYLRQYHREEDLSFLAQAENNFNKALSCGCMDKFYLFSARVNLMRALQYRAKKTLSLRDLRDALVNFQECISMGGMDDINRGGLLINQAELLIAIYTVSPAPLSTVAANAYLIMTAQFASAPGIARHALAWMKVYASMFAHVVAKDSTAARNYIREAAEDLPFAVYACTTRADQLRQAKKFQAVPTLALCFSIAAGDSVFEALQLYERSRCVLWEEILNKGVDSGLDQLKEKFPDLASRFIEARNSEKVRGQRAARFDLDKKFLQSQAAFNKSTSFQELIAEIRAKDGFRDFLRLPREDSHFYELAESGPIVIVETEPLSGGYALIITTTDIRKISLPKFTVDDIREHKQLFREAIDMSNDGDGQRGDLLHYLLTWLWEVVAEPILHSLGYDGAPKDAILPRVWWLTTSSINAWPIHAAGDHRRAVETGERCTVLDRCVPSYTNTLRGLSFVRDREKEIMQNGGHQKAMLVKMETTDHLAPLQHASSEIDNIDTILTRGGYDAVIHDRPVRKEALMGLLNSQVAHFACHGEVDNLNPARSGLLLRDWYTQDANGEIMRGNVLDVQSMMSAPKKLNCSLIYVSACETAITGDPMLPQESIHLAAGFQMAGVPCVVASLWKAEDETCGLVSKVFYGDLLKEGPGVTGDRSARALRLAVLEQRQAGIDPRFWATWVHYGP, from the coding sequence ATGAACATCATGCTGACGCATGGCCTCGGAAACACAGCCATGTATCAGTTCAAGTTCTCAGGGAGGTTGGAAGATATCAACACAGCCATCAAGTCTTTTGAGAAGTGTCTCGAAGCAACTGGGCCTACTGAGGTTCGAGCTGGgtcgaggacaagaagcCTCAGTCACGCCCTTCAGCTCAGATACGACGATACCGAGGATGTCAGAGATGTCATCAGAGCTGGTCagattgttgaagaggtTCTGGGCAGGAATCTCAACCTCCCACCGGTCGAAATCTCGGCATTGCATAATATGCTAGGAACAGCATATCTTCGCCAATAccaccgagaagaagatctaagttttcttgctcaaGCTGAGAATAACTTCAACAAGGCTCTCTCTTGTGGATGCATGGATAAGTTTTACTTATTCTCAGCGCGGGTTAATTTGATGCGTGCGTTGCAGTACAGAGCTAAGAAGACACTCAGCCTGCGAGACCTTCGTGATGCGCTCGTGAACTTCCAAGAGTGCATCTCGATGGGTGGTATGGACGACATTAACCGTGGAGGCCTGCTCATCAATCAAGCCGAACTACTCATCGCAATCTATACTGTCAGTCCCGCTCCATTGAGCACCGTCGCTGCAAATGCATACTTGATCATGACGGCTCAATTCGCATCGGCACCAGGTATCGCTCGTCATGCGCTCGCGTGGATGAAAGTCTACGCATCTATGTTTGCGCATGTGGTGGCAAAGGACTCGACAGCTGCAAGAAACTACATCCGAGAAGCAGCTGAGGATCTCCCTTTTGCGGTATATGCTTGTACCACGCGGGCTGATCAGTTACGACAAGCGAAGAAGTTTCAAGCCGTGCCGACACTTGCTCTTTGCTTTTCGATTGCCGCTGGAGATTCAGTGTTTGAAGCACTTCAACTATATGAGAGAAGTCGATGTGTCTTGTGGGAGGAGATTCTCAACAAGGGCGTGGATTCTGGCCTGGACCAGCTGAAGGAGAAGTTCCCAGATTTGGCAAGTCGGTTCATCGAAGCGAGGAACTCCGAGAAGGTCAGGGGCCAACGCGCTGCACGCTTCGATCTTGATAAGAAGTTTTTGCAGAGTCAGGCGGCTTTCAACAAGTCGACTTCGTTTCAGGAACTGATAGCCGAGATCCGAGCAAAGGATGGGTTCCGGGATTTTCTCAGGCTTCCACGCGAGGACTCGCACTTCTATGAACTTGCTGAGTCTGGTCCAATCGTCATTGTCGAAACGGAACCTCTGAGTGGGGGCTACGCTCTCATCATTACCACCACTGACATCCGGAAAATCTCACTTCCCAAATTCACTGTCGATGACATCAGGGAGCACAAGCAACTCTTTCGCGAAGCCATTGATATGTCGAATGACGGAGATGGTCAGCGTGGGGATCTTCTACATTATCTACTCACATGGCTCTGGGAAGTTGTAGCAGAACCGATTCTACACAGCCTGGGGTACGATGGGGCTCCTAAAGACGCAATTTTGCCGAGGGTCTGGTGGTTGACGACGAGCAGCATTAATGCTTGGCCCATTCATGCGGCTGGAGATCATCGACGTGCAGTAGAGACGGGAGAGCGTTGCACGGTGCTCGATCGATGCGTTCCATCCTATACAAATACCCTTCGAGGATTATCATTTGTGAGAGATCGTGAGAAAGAGATCATGCAAAATGGTGGACATCAGAAAGCGATGCTGGTTAAGATGGAGACCACAGATCACCTTGCGCCACTGCAACATGCCTCAAGCGAGATCGACAATATTGACACAATTCTCACTCGCGGAGGATACGACGCCGTAATCCATGACCGCCCAGTCCGAAAAGAGGCACTCATGGGCCTATTAAACTCACAGGTCGCCCACTTCGCCTGCCACGGCGAAGTGGACAACTTGAACCCAGCGCGCAGTGGTCTCCTCCTTCGAGACTGGTACACCCAAGATGCAAATGGCGAAATCATGAGAGGAAACGTCCTCGACGTTCAAAGCATGATGTCAGCGCCAAAGAAGCTAAACTGCTCTCTCATCTATGTATCAGCATGTGAGACGGCTATCACAGGTGACCCAATGCTCCCTCAGGAATCGATCCATCTTGCCGCTGGGTTTCAAATGGCTGGTGTACCCTGTGTAGTGGCTAGTTTGTGGAAAGCCGAGGATGAAACTTGCGGTCTTGTCTCCAAGGTCTTTTATGGTGATTTACTGAAAGAAGGTCCAGGTGTTACAGGAGATCGGTCTGCGAGGGCGTTGAGACTAGCTGTTCTGGAACAGCGACAAGCTGGGATTGATCCAAGGTTCTGGGCAACTTGGGTTCATTATGGTCCTTGA